The DNA window GCCCACTGGCGAGTGATGGGTTGGACATTCATGACTCTCACCCAGGGAATTCTGTTTGGATGCACCACCGTCGTCACGGTGGTCGTCCTCTTCGTCGGCTGGCGCTGGGCGAGTCGGTTCTGGTCGTTGCCGTGCCCATCCTTGGTCAGTTGGGCCTTGGAGTCGACCTTCTAACTGTTGGTTGACGATGGGCCGGGCGGGGTTCGTGATTGCGAAGGCGATTGGGTTGAGTCATCCACAGGAGTGAAGGTGTTCAAGCGAATTGTATGGATTGGAGTTGTGATCGTCATTGGTCTGATCGCCTGGACGACGGTAAACGATGCGGTCTGGTCATGCAGCGAACGGTTTTCATACCGCGAGCGGAACAACCACTCGCCCACTTCGTCAGCGGGGAAAGGGACCTTCCACACGTTGCCGTCCAGCCCGCCACGGCCGTCGCCGTCGTAGAATCCGGGGACGGTAACCACCTTGCCGCCTGGTCCTGGGAAGACGCCATCGACCTCGATCCCAAAGGGATTGGGATCGCCTCCCCCTGCCAGGTCCGGCCCGGCCAGTTGGATCTCGATCTTCGCCCATTGGGCGAACGGTCCCAGTTCCGCTGGGTTCAAGCGGGAGGCGACGACTCTTGCCTGGAGGAGGCAACACGTTGAAAGACGAAATGCGAAGAGCAGGAGTCGTTTCATGGAGGTTTAAATCCTGGGTGACCATCGCTTCTGACAACCCTTTTGTTTTTGTGGGCCGCACTCCGCCCCAGTCGCGAGGTTCGCAAACAGGACATTTTCGAGATCTGGACTGTGCCTGCGGAACCAACACGCCTCGCCCCGCAGCACTTCCCGCTGCAGGCCATGAGAAAAGCAGTGGACGCCAGTGCAGTCGCGCCGAATCTCAACGACGGATATGCGGGCAACGCTCCCGATCCAGGCGCCTACGAATTGGGCCAACCGTTGCCACATTTCGGACCACGAAAGAAGTCTGCTCCGCCTGCGGCATATCGGAGATCGCGTCAAATCCAGCCTGTTGCGACCAAAAAACCCCGACTCCCGCGTTCGATCTCCGCGCGATCTGTGATAAGCGGCGTGGTGGGATGATCCACTTCCGGCATCATAATTATCATTTTTCTACCGCTCTCTTTCGTGGGCGACTAGAATGCCATTTATGTGATTGTGTCAAATCCCCGAGCGCCGCTAAAACCAATTGGATTTTGTTATGAGATTGCGCCACATTGGCCCCGTCGCCGTTTATGTATACACCCTTGCGTTTGCGATTTGCGCAACGGGGCAGCAACCTGAGGGCCGCACGGTGGTGCTGCCGGTCCACAGCTACCAGGCTCTGGAGTTATTGCAGCCAAAACTCGCCCCACTCGACGTCGAGTCGCAGCTGGCGATTGATAAATTGAAGTTGCTCGCCGGACCCAGTCGCGGACCCGGCGCGGTTGTTTTCCCCGAGGTAGCGCCGTCGACTGTCGTGGTCCGCTCGGGCGGCGGCCACGGTACAGGATTCATCGTCGACGCCGAGGGTTGGATTTTGACCAACAACCACGTGATCGCAGGCGCCAGCGTCCATCAGGGCACGAGCGCTCGTGTCGCTTTTATCCATTTTGGACATATGGAAGACGGCTTCATGGTGCTGGAGAAGGAGGGCCATCCGGCGTTCATTTACGCCGCCAGCCCCGAGAAAGATTTGGCGCTGCTCAAGCTGATTGCGATCCCCGCAGGCCGCGAGCTGACGCCGATCAAACTGGCCGAAAAGATTTCCCCGCCGGGCTCCGACTGCTTCACGATCGGCCATCCAACCAGCGGCCTTTTCTGGTCGCTTCGGAGCGGCGAGGTCGTCGGCATCGGCAAGTACCCGCATGACCTGATCGACAACATCATGCCGCAACTCACGCTCGCCGGCGCACCGAAGGAGGCGTTCGAACAATCGCTTCGCCAGAGTACTCCGCGAAAGGCCCTGATTTCCAGTTGCGGCATCAATCCCGGCGACTCGGGAGGACCTCTGGTCAACACCGACGGCGAACTGATCGCCGTGAACTTTGCGATCCCCAAACTCGACCAGAAACGCGGCGTTAATCTGGACAAGTTCAGCTACCACGTGCACCTCGACGAGGTGAAAGACTTCCTGGCCGTTAGGCCGGAAAGGCCGGAGGTCTTCGTCCCCAACGTCTGGCCAGCCGCCGCGGCCAGTCGACTGTTGGACTTCGATGGAGACGACAAAATGGAAACCTGGATGTTCGTTCCCGCGCAAGACGTCCCGCCGTCAGGATTGCTGTTCGATCTGGACGGCGACACGCCGGAGACGTTTGTCGAGGAGTTCAAAGCGGGAAAAGCGAAACGCGACCAATTCGAATTCGAATTCGTTCTGCAACTCGCGCCGGTACGGGCGTTCTATGATCGCGACGGTGACGGCCAAGTCGATTTAATTCTGACAGACGCCAACGATGATGGCGTTAGCGACCTGACGATCTCGAAGACGGCCGAGGGCTGGAAACGCCTTGATCGCGACGATCAAGCGGTATATGACCCGCGTTATTTTAATGACCAAGCGACGGGCGAACGTTTTCAAGCGATTGTTCTCGATCGGGTGCTCAAGAAAAAACCGTCAGAAAGCACGGACGACAAAAATACCTCGAACAACAAGGACGAAGCTCCGCCAGCAGTGGCGCCCTGACGTCGAGTATCCCGCGTCCCGGCCAAAATCGGCAACTTGCCTTCCCTAAGGAAAGAGAGCATCCCATGAACCATCCTCCCGCCGCACGAATTGGGCTGATCGCGGGGTGGCTGGTTTCTGTGACCAGTCTCGGCCTGGCAGCGGAACCGTTCCCCGGCGGGCAGAATCCGATGCTCAAGTTTGTACCCGACGAAACCGTCGCACACCTCGCCGAACAGGAGCCAGCTCGCCTGGAACAACTTCGCGAACGACTTGAATCCGCGTCGAAAAGTGACTCTGACGCGGTGGCGAAAGGCTCGGACCCAAGAGAAAGCAATAACGGAATCCCGCTTGCGATCGTGGCTTTTGCTTTCCTGGTCGTAGCACTTGCCACCGAGGTCGCGGAGCCGTCGGAAACGCCCAATATCGTCGTCGACATTGCAGCTGATCTCGGTTACGTCGATGTGGGATTCAAATTCTGCAAGGACATCTCGACGCCGAATTTCGACCGGCCACGAGAACGATCCGACCTTCTTGCCTAACGACGAGCAAGTCGGCCTGCCTGGCTGATAGCGCCGAATCTGGCGCGGGTCGATTTCGCGAACCCATCGAACCTAGCAATTTGGCAGATGAACGCAGGGTGAGTTACGCCGCCCTTCGCTCAAACGATTTTACCAAACCGCCGACGTACGACTTCACTTCGATCTGGTCCATCTTCAGCTTCTCCACCTCTTCCGGTTCTTCCCGGACTGGCGGCAGATGGTCGCTTTCCATGTGAGCACGGCGAGTATTGTAATGGCTCGTAAACTCGGCAGTCAGGTAGTACAAATGCCGCTTGCCGGACACGATGAACCTGTTCAAGCACTGCAGCTTGATCGTTTCGATAAACCGCTCGCATCTGTCGTTGAGGTTGGGGCTCGCTTTGGGCAAGGGATTGGTCCTCAGCCCGCGTTCTTTGAGCTAGGACGTGAACTCCTTGGTGAACTTCGTATCCAGGTCGTGCATGACGATGTCGGGTTTTTTGTCCCGGCCCGCTGTCTGATCGACGAAACAATCCGCTTGCTTCTCGACCCACTCGGAGTTGGGATGCAGCGTCGATTCGGAAACGATCACTTCCCTCGTCGTCATGCACAGCCAGACGAGCACAAACATCTGTCGCAAGCCGGTTGCCGTGACCGAGTTGACGGAGAAAAAGTCGACGGCCCCAAGCGTCTCGGCGTGCCGGTGGTCTTGGCGATTTCGATCACCAGCTCGCGGATCTCTTTCGGCTTGCGCTGCCCGCCTTTGGGATTCTCAGTCTTCGGCTTGCCGCACTTCTCGTCGCGCTCCCAGCGGTAGAACGTCGCCGGCGAGACGAGCGTGATCAGTTCTTCGATGGCTTTGCCCAACGTGAGCAGCCGCTCCCGCTCCGCTGGCTAGGTGTGGATTTGCCCGGGAATCCGAGATCGCAGGATCTTGTTTTCCTCTTTTAGAAATTCGACATCCTTTGCCAGCTCGCTGTCGGTCGCGGAGGCGATGAGGGCCAGCAGAGGGTGGAAAATCTTGGCAGTCATGCTATGGTCATATTCTCTAATCTGGGACGGGATTACACATTCGTTGTACAGGAGTACGTCCTCGATTTCGACCAAGAAAGCGGCCCCAGAAACCGGCTTTTCAGAAGCGGGTTTTTGCGACCGTTAGAGCCGGGAAAGTCAGCCAGATTAGTGCCTTGAAGAACCAACCATGATCCGATCGTTTCTGATTCTCTGCTGCGTTTTCGCTTCCGCGCCGGCGCTTGGCGACGACGTCGCGTCGGTTGCTACAACCAGGATCTGCTTTCTCGTCTGCGGCGATCCTCAGTACCTGGCCGAGCACGCCGACAAGCCGATGAAGCTCGATCCGCTATCCGAGCAGGCCAACAGCGGTTTCGTAAAGCGAGTTCTCGCCCTGCCGGGGTCAAAGCTGCCCGAGACGATGGGCGGCGGTACGGTCGCGACTGATTTGCGTGGTCTGATCAATACGGGGGACCTGATCGACAGCCTCGATAAAAACGGCGGCCAGTACCCCGCGATGCAGCGTTTCGAGTGGCAACGGTTCCTGGCTGACTACGGTCTCACCGGGAAAGATGGGCGGATTCCACTGCCCGTTTATGAGATCCATGGCAACCATGACGGGCCGCAGGGCGACACCTTCGTTGTCGACGCCATCATCGCGCGGAACAAGATCCGATCAGGCGTCGTTAGCGTATCTTCCAACGGGCTGCACTACTCCTGGGACTGGGGGCCAGTGCATCTGATCAACCTGGGGATGTTCGTCGGCGAGGGCGAGCAGCGTCGTGAAGATCATCACTACGCACCCCGTGCGAGTCTGGAGTTCCTCAAGGCCGATCTCGTCAAACACGTGGGCGACAGTGGCCGGCCCGTTATCCTCTCCCACCACCTGCACCTGGACGCCCCAGAGTACGACTGGCCCGCCGAAGATCTCGCCGCGTATTACGACGCGATCCAGGACTACAACGTCGTCGCCATCTTCAACGGTCACACGCACGGTTCTCCGCCAAAACACCGCCGCTGGGATGGCAAACGGATCGGCCCTGATGTCGAAGGCATCGACAACTACGACCCCGACGACGCGGGCGCATCCAAACTCCACAAGGGCATGCCTGTCGGCCTCGCCCACGGCCTGCTCTATGTCGAGATCATCGACCGCGCCGGCGCCGATCACGACCAGATGACGGTCCGATCGTATGTGACCCGCGACAACTGGGAGACGGCTCGATGGGACCGTCTCTGGCAGAAGCAGATCGAATCACCTGACCGCGAGCTGGACGAGCCGGCAACGGCGCCCTGACCCGTAATCGTCCTCTCGGGAGTGCCGAGCCGCGCTCATTCTTCTTCGATAGCAGTTCGCGATCGTGGGCCTCAGGCCGCCCAAAATCTCTACGGAAGATTACGGAGGAACGGCCCGATTACGGCTCCTGTACGCAAAGAATGCATGGTTTCGCAACGCTTTGCAAAAGTGGCCGACACTTCGTAAACGAAGGAATCAACGCTACTTGAGACCGTTATTCGACTTTTGTTGCTGGCGGCTACGGAACCGAAGGCTGCTGCGCAGACTCGATCAAAAGGAAAGGAAATTCCGTCATGCCGAACTTGACAAATACAGACAGGTCTGTACATTGTAGTCATGAGCAAGAAACGAACCAGGAAGACGGACGCCCGACAGCGGATGGTGGAGACAGCCGAGCGACTGTTCTACGCCGAGGGAATTCGGGCCGTAGGCATTGACCGCATCATTGCCGAGGCGGAAGTCGCCAAAATGACGCTCTACAACCACTTTTCCTCCAAGGACGACTTGATTCTAGCGGTTCTCAAGTACCGGGAAGAGAAGTTCGACAGCCTCTTCGAGAAGTGGATGGAACGGCACATCAAGGCAGGCATGGATCGCCTGGAAGCGTTCTTTGCGGCGCTCAAGGATTGGTTTGAAAGCCCCGGCTTTCGGGGCTGCATGTTCATCAACGCCTGTGTCGAGTTGGCGGACGCAGGGCACGAAGGCTCGCAGTTCTCTGCCCAGCATAAGGAACGATTCCATACAATGTTGAGAGAGATCATTGACGAAACCGCTGGAGCAAAGGTAGCGGAAACGACAGCACCCGCCGTCTCACTCTTGGTCGAAGGAGCAATAGTGACCGCCGTGATGGAGCAGTCTTCGAAACCGGCTGACTTGGCGAGGGATGCTGCGCTGGCCCTCGTTTCAAAAACGTCGAGGAAGCGCAGGTAGCTTTCTCTTTTTTTACCCATTCCTATACAGACCTGTCTGTATTTATCAGGAGGATGGAAATGTCGCAATCGACGCCAATCAATGCTGACCAACCCGCCATCGTTTACGGTTCTGGCCGCAAGCCGGACGCCGCCATCCCCCGCCCCGGTTTGGACCTTCGCAGGGGGCGTGTCGCCGTCGTCGTCACCGATCCGCAGATCGACTTTCTGAGTCCGCAGGGGGTCAGTTGGTCGGTCGTAGGCCAAAACGTAACGGACAACAACACCGTCGAAAACATTGGCAAATTGTTCGCCGCATCCAAGGACAGCGACGTGCCATTGTTCATTAGCCCCCACTACTACTACCCCCACGATCACAAGTGGCGGTTCGAGGGAGCGCTCGAACGGTTGATGCACGACATCCAGATGTTTGACCGGCCAGGTGCGCTTGATCTTAACGGATTCGAGGGATCGGGAGCCGATTGGTTGGAGCAGTACAAGCCATTCATCAACGATGGGGAGACGGTCGTTACCAGCCCGCACAAGGTTTACGGTCCTGAATCCAATGACCTGACTCTTCAACTCCGCAAACGAGGGATTGAGCAAGTCGTCCTTGCCGGGATGTCAGCCAATCTGTGCGTCGAATCTCACTTGCGTGAACTCTTGGAACAAGGCTTCGAAGTCGCCGTCGTCGGTGACGCCACCGCAGCCGCACAGATTCCTGGCTACGACGGGTACGAAGCGGCAATCACCAACTTTCGCTTTCTCGCCAGCGACTTGTGGAGTACCGGCGAAGCCATCGAGCGACTGGCCCAACGCCCGTAATCAGCATCTACCAAAGGAGACGACGATGATAAATCTGCTACACCTTGACGCCAGTCCACGAGGCGAGCGGTCGCACACACGACGCCTCACCGCCGAATTCGTTGGGGAGTGGCGGAAAGCCTATCCGCTTGATGCCGTCACCTACCGAGACATCGGACGAAACCCGATTCCTCATGTCACGGAGGATTGGATTGCTGGTGCATTTACGCCATCGGAAAGACGCACAGGTAGCATGAGAGCCGCCCTTCGCCTCAGTGACGAATTGGTTGACGAGTTTCTCACGGCTGACCTCATCGTGGCGGGGATTCCATTTTACAACTTCGGAATGCCCAGCGGATTCAAAGCGTACATCGACCAGATCGTTCGAGTGGGTCGCACCTTCTCGTTCAACCCTGACAACAAAAAGGCCCCGTTTCAACCTTTGTAACCCTTCAGCCTTCTGAAATCGCTCTTGGCTGATTTCGACAAATTCGTTCTGTTTTGGGGATCATGGACGCTTCCCTTTCTAACGACGATGGCCTGGTGGACGCCGCCTTTTTGGAGAAGGTGCTGCGTGGGCGGTTGAGTGAGGCTGAGGCTCGAACGTTTGCTGCGGCCGGGGCCGAGATTATCGCCTTTACCATGCTGGCGCTTACGCAGCGGGTCGCTGGTCAGCAGGCGGCCGGGCCGAACACGCCGTCGGCCGCCGTTCCGCCGTACGCCAAGCCGACCGCTTCGCCCAGGAAAGGTCAGCGGCGACGCGGCGGACAAAAAGGACATCCCGGCGTCACCCGACCGCCGCTTCCTGAGCCGGATCGGCGCCGCGAACTCCAACTCGATTGTTGCCCTGAGTGCCAGGGCAAGCTGCAGCGAACAGGCGACACTCGCACTCGCCGCAGCGAAGACATTCCCGACGGCCTCAAGCCGGTCATTACGGAAGACATCCTGCATCGCGACTATTGCCCGACCTGCAAAAAACGCGTCGAGCCCAAGCCGCCCGACGTCCTGCCGAACTGCACGCTCGGCAATCGCACGCTGGTCCTGTCGGCCGTGCTCCATTACCTGCAGGGACTGACGATCAGCCAGATTGTCGACACCTTCAACTTCCATCTGCGAATGAAGGTCACGCCGGGCGGGCTCATGCAGATGTGGCATCGGCTGGCGACTCTGCTGTTCGCCTGGTACGTGCAGATTCAAGCCGAATGTCTCGACTCGGCCCGGCTCAACGCCGACGAAACCGGCTGGCGAGTGCAAGGCAAGACGCATTGGCTGTGGTGCTTCGCCGGGCCGGATGCGACTTTCTATATGATCGATCGCAGTCGCGGTTCGCCGGCGTTACAAAAGTTTTTTACCAAAGCCTTCGAAGGCGTCCTCATTACCGACTTCTGGTCGCCGTACGATGCGATCGTCTGCGCCGACAAACAGAAGTGCTGGCCGCACCTGCTGCGCGACATGGCGAACGTCGACGAAAAACACGCCGGTGACAAGGTCTGGCAGTCGTTCGCGCGGCGAGTGATCAGCGTCTATCGCGAAGCGAAGAAACTGCACGCCGCCAAGGCGACAACGGTTGCGGTCGACTACGACATCGCCGCGATGCGTTTAGAAAGCCGACTGGCGACCATCGCCGGCGAAGCCTGGAACCACCCCGACGCGGCCCGCCTCGCCAAACGCCTGGCGAAGTACGGCGACCAGCTGCTGACCTTTTTATGGCACGACGACATCCCCTCGGACAACAACCACGGCGAGCGTCAGATTCGTCCGGCGGTGATGATCCGCAAGAACAGTTACGGCAACCACAGCGACCGCGGCATGCTCACCCAATCGGTACTGATGACGATCTTCCGCACCCTCAAACTGCGAAATCAACAACCGCTCGAAACGATCCTCGAAGCCCTCGCGAACTACGCAAAAACCGGAAAAATCCCGCCCCTGCCGCAGAAGGCTGAATAGTTACCAACCTTTGACCTTCGGAAAGCGACTGATTGCCGTCGTTTCTCGTGGTGACGGGGGCTACGGACCCGGAGGGAGAAATGAAACACACAATCATCTCGATCCGCATTTACGAACGGCTTTCGACTTCATTGGCGTGTCGGATGTGACCATCGTGGCTGTCGAGAACGACGAACATGGCGGAACAGCCTTGGCGGAATCGCTGACCGCCGCCCGTGAGACACTTAGCAAGTTTGTAGGCTCGACCAGGTTGACGCCTTGTCTCGCTTGACGAGGCAGGCCGACGATCCCGTTCCATTCTTTGTTCTTTCCGAAAGAAGCTGCAATGAAAAACAAAGCCACTTTTTCGCCGGCTGTCCCGTCTGTATCGCCGCCGAACAAACCGTCGCCAACATCCATCCGACCACCCTTCACATTGGAATCCGCCATCGCCAAGGTTCGTGCCGCCGAAGATGCGTGGAACAGCCGTGACCCGCATCGAGTCTCGCTGGCCTACTCGGAAGACTCGCAGTGGAGAAACCGCAGCCAGTTCATCCGTGGCCGTGAGCAAATTCGAGAGTTCCTGACTGGCAAGTGGGAAAAGGAACTTGACTATCGGCTCACCAAGTCGCTCTGGAGCTTTACGGAGAATCGGATCGCCGTCCGCTTCCAGTACGAATACCACCACGCCGAGGGACAGTGGTTCCGAGCTTACGGCAACGAGCTTTGGGAATTCGACGATGAGGGTCTGATGCGGCGTCGAGAGGCCAGCATCAACGATGTTGCCATTGAGGAAGAGCAGCGCAAGTTCCATTGGTCGGCGCCCGGCCCAAGACCGCAAGATGACGCTGGCATTCCCGATGTCGCCTGAACTGACAATTCAATCCACTCCACCGTAAAGGAATCAGGAAATGCACGAATACCCTAGCGACATCGCCTTCACGCCTGCCGTCAAAGCGATCCAAACGGCGAAGGGTTCTCGCGCTTCTTACGGCAAGATGGAGGAGCGAGGAAGTTGGCAAACGACCGTCACGCCTGAGCTTGAAGCGTTCCTTGCCGATCTGGATATGTTCTACCTCGGCACGGCCAACGGCCAAGCTCAGCCCTACATCCAATACCGGGGTGGTGCGCCCGGCTTCCTGAAAGCCATCGACGAGAAGACTCTGGGCTTCGCTGACTTCGGTGGCAACCAGCAGTACATCAGCTTGGGAAATCTATCGGAGAATCCCAAGGCGTTCATTTTCCTCATGGACTACGTGCATAGCCGTCGCATCAAGCTCTGGGGCAAGGCGAGGGTCGTCGAGGGAGATGCTCAACTGGAGAACAGACTTCGTGACCCGGAATACCCCGGCAAAGTTGAACGAGTCGTTCTCTTCGAGATTGAAGCATGGGACATCAACTGTCCGCAGCATATCCACAAACGGTTTCCGCAGCGGGAAGTTACTCCAGTCGTCGAGCAGCTTCACCAGCGAGTGCATGAACCCGAAGCACAACTGGCGACGTTGCGGCAGACCAATACGCTCTGACGGCAAATCAAAGACTTTGATTTTGCGAAGTAAGAAATCCGTGCCTTACGGCGTCCAACAGTAACGACCCCCAATTATTTTCATCACAAGGAGAACAAGATGCCTCGAATTCAACCTGTCAATCGAACCACGGCTGACTCGAAGACCGCCAATCTACTCGGATCGGTCGAGAAAAAAATGGGCCAAGTACCGAACATCATCGCTACGATGGCGACCTCCCCTGCCGTCGCCCAGGCATATCTCGGATTCAGCCAGTCGCTCTCCACCGGCCAGCTTCCCGCTCGCTTGCGGGAGCAGATTGCGTTGGTCGTGGGCGAGACGAACAACTGCGAATACTGCTTGGCAGCGCACACGGCGCTGGGCAAAGGAGCCGGTTTGACCGAAGGAGAAACCTGCGATGCCCGCCGTGCGGAAGCTAAAGATGACAAGGAACGAGCCGCTCTCCGGTTCGCTCGCACGATTGTCAACGAGCGTGGCCGGGTTTCCGACGAGGATGTTCAGGCCGTGCGACAAGCCGGCTACGACGACGGCGAGATCGCTGAGATTGTGGCGAATGTCGCTCTCAACATCTTCACCAACTACTTCAATCATGTGGCAGGCACGGAAGTCGATTTTCCCGTCGCCCCAGAACTGACAGCAGCGTAATCAGGCAGACAAGCACCCGGTCGGCATAAGCCGACCGGGTGCATTTGCGATTGGTGTCCAAGGAGTCCAGCAGCCAACACCATGAGCCAAGACAAAGAACCACTCTATGCGGCCTTGTTGCACGGCGACGACCAACGGGACTCGGCTCTTTCCGAGTTGCGAGTGGTTCTCGTGCGCCATCTTCGCAAGGCATTGTCGAGTTACGCTCGTGCCGACGATCCATTTCTGGAAGACGCCGTACAAGATTCACTCTTGCGAATTCTTGAGCGGCTCGATCAGTTTGAAGGCCGCAGTCGGTTTGTCACTTGGGCGACGACCATCGCAATACATGTCGCCATGTCGGAACTTCGACGATCTCGCTGGCGGGATGTGTCGCTCGACCAGGTGGTTGACGAAACATCGCCGCTTTCTCGGTTTGCGACCGATGATAGCTCGGGACCCGGCAACCAGGTAGAACGAAATACAATTCTTGAGAAGATGCAGGAAGTTATCGACACCCAACTCACGGAGAAGCAGCGAACGGCAATATTGGCCGAGATGAATGGGATGCCGCAGGAAGAAATTGCCCGGCAACTTGGGAGCAATCGAAACGCCGTTTATAAGCTGACGCACGACGCCCGCAAGAAGCTGAAGCAAGGGTTGGAGGCGACCGGATATGGCGCCGACGACATTCGTGCCGCCTTTGCCAAATAAGGACCGAACCATGCCACTTTCCAATATAGAACTAGAAGCCTTGCTGCGGCTCGTCGGCCTCACCAATGACAAAGAGATCAACTGCGAGCAGTGTCTTGCGCTGGTCGCTGAGTTTGCCGAACTCGAACTGGCTGGGAACTCGGTGCCAGAGGGCCTCAAGATGGTCGAGCAACATCTGTCTGTTTGCTCGGAGTGCCGGGAAGAGTACGAGGCTTTGCAACGGGTGTTGGGTGACCTGAACAACGAACCGGGTAATTCGACGTAAGACCCGACCGCCCCACAGCGTTTCACAGGAAACGGTTATTTCCAGAACCACTCTTGTAAACGCCAGCCCAAAAGTGCAGCGCTTGGCAGGTGAAAAGTGTAGCGCTCGGGATGAAAGAAATCTGGGCTTAGGTTAGTCTCGGGATAGAGAGGGCGTCAAGCCAACCGTCCCTCCTCTGGAGGAGCGACGGATTGTGGCGATTGTCGCCGTCGTTAGGTTTGCGACGGTTTTGATGAGCGACGACGCCTGGCATCCTGCAGGCGGTAGCTCGCGCCGCCGGCCTCCAGGATGTGACAGCGATGGGGCAGTCGGTCCAGCGCAGCGCCGGTCAGGCGTTCGCTGCCTGCGGGCGATGGCGTGAATCGCCTTCACTTGCGACGCTGCGAGGCATAGCCGTTTTCGTGGTGGCCGTTGCCGTTGGCATGATCCGCGTGACCGTTTGACGGCGGATACGGGCCGTTGACTTGACCGTTGCTGTGACCATTGGAAGCCTGGGCGTTGCCTTCCAGTTCTTCATCGACCGACGCGCGGGCCATGCGGAAGAGTTGCCGCACCCGTTCCCGCAAGGCATCGGGTTCGCTCGCCAGGCCAGCTTCGACTTCCAGTTCCAAGTGGACGCTCGGACCTCGGGAGCCGTAGTTGGCTTCGCCGATCTTTCTCGACAAGCCGACATTGAGTTTCAGCATAAGAATAACCTCGTTTGATCAGGTGTCGTTTGCGGCGTAACAGGCAAGTCTTCGCCAACACCCACATCTGGGGCAGTGCGAGTTTTCGTTG is part of the Lignipirellula cremea genome and encodes:
- a CDS encoding S1 family peptidase, coding for MRLRHIGPVAVYVYTLAFAICATGQQPEGRTVVLPVHSYQALELLQPKLAPLDVESQLAIDKLKLLAGPSRGPGAVVFPEVAPSTVVVRSGGGHGTGFIVDAEGWILTNNHVIAGASVHQGTSARVAFIHFGHMEDGFMVLEKEGHPAFIYAASPEKDLALLKLIAIPAGRELTPIKLAEKISPPGSDCFTIGHPTSGLFWSLRSGEVVGIGKYPHDLIDNIMPQLTLAGAPKEAFEQSLRQSTPRKALISSCGINPGDSGGPLVNTDGELIAVNFAIPKLDQKRGVNLDKFSYHVHLDEVKDFLAVRPERPEVFVPNVWPAAAASRLLDFDGDDKMETWMFVPAQDVPPSGLLFDLDGDTPETFVEEFKAGKAKRDQFEFEFVLQLAPVRAFYDRDGDGQVDLILTDANDDGVSDLTISKTAEGWKRLDRDDQAVYDPRYFNDQATGERFQAIVLDRVLKKKPSESTDDKNTSNNKDEAPPAVAP
- a CDS encoding nuclear transport factor 2 family protein, giving the protein MKNKATFSPAVPSVSPPNKPSPTSIRPPFTLESAIAKVRAAEDAWNSRDPHRVSLAYSEDSQWRNRSQFIRGREQIREFLTGKWEKELDYRLTKSLWSFTENRIAVRFQYEYHHAEGQWFRAYGNELWEFDDEGLMRRREASINDVAIEEEQRKFHWSAPGPRPQDDAGIPDVA
- a CDS encoding FMN-dependent NADH-azoreductase; translation: MINLLHLDASPRGERSHTRRLTAEFVGEWRKAYPLDAVTYRDIGRNPIPHVTEDWIAGAFTPSERRTGSMRAALRLSDELVDEFLTADLIVAGIPFYNFGMPSGFKAYIDQIVRVGRTFSFNPDNKKAPFQPL
- a CDS encoding cysteine hydrolase translates to MSQSTPINADQPAIVYGSGRKPDAAIPRPGLDLRRGRVAVVVTDPQIDFLSPQGVSWSVVGQNVTDNNTVENIGKLFAASKDSDVPLFISPHYYYPHDHKWRFEGALERLMHDIQMFDRPGALDLNGFEGSGADWLEQYKPFINDGETVVTSPHKVYGPESNDLTLQLRKRGIEQVVLAGMSANLCVESHLRELLEQGFEVAVVGDATAAAQIPGYDGYEAAITNFRFLASDLWSTGEAIERLAQRP
- a CDS encoding integrase core domain-containing protein, with the protein product MPKASPNLNDRCERFIETIKLQCLNRFIVSGKRHLYYLTAEFTSHYNTRRAHMESDHLPPVREEPEEVEKLKMDQIEVKSYVGGLVKSFERRAA
- a CDS encoding TetR/AcrR family transcriptional regulator, encoding MSKKRTRKTDARQRMVETAERLFYAEGIRAVGIDRIIAEAEVAKMTLYNHFSSKDDLILAVLKYREEKFDSLFEKWMERHIKAGMDRLEAFFAALKDWFESPGFRGCMFINACVELADAGHEGSQFSAQHKERFHTMLREIIDETAGAKVAETTAPAVSLLVEGAIVTAVMEQSSKPADLARDAALALVSKTSRKRR
- the tnpC gene encoding IS66 family transposase, which translates into the protein MDASLSNDDGLVDAAFLEKVLRGRLSEAEARTFAAAGAEIIAFTMLALTQRVAGQQAAGPNTPSAAVPPYAKPTASPRKGQRRRGGQKGHPGVTRPPLPEPDRRRELQLDCCPECQGKLQRTGDTRTRRSEDIPDGLKPVITEDILHRDYCPTCKKRVEPKPPDVLPNCTLGNRTLVLSAVLHYLQGLTISQIVDTFNFHLRMKVTPGGLMQMWHRLATLLFAWYVQIQAECLDSARLNADETGWRVQGKTHWLWCFAGPDATFYMIDRSRGSPALQKFFTKAFEGVLITDFWSPYDAIVCADKQKCWPHLLRDMANVDEKHAGDKVWQSFARRVISVYREAKKLHAAKATTVAVDYDIAAMRLESRLATIAGEAWNHPDAARLAKRLAKYGDQLLTFLWHDDIPSDNNHGERQIRPAVMIRKNSYGNHSDRGMLTQSVLMTIFRTLKLRNQQPLETILEALANYAKTGKIPPLPQKAE
- a CDS encoding NAD(P)H-dependent oxidoreductase, translated to MTFGKRLIAVVSRGDGGYGPGGRNETHNHLDPHLRTAFDFIGVSDVTIVAVENDEHGGTALAESLTAARETLSKFVGSTRLTPCLA
- a CDS encoding DUF5060 domain-containing protein, which codes for MKRLLLFAFRLSTCCLLQARVVASRLNPAELGPFAQWAKIEIQLAGPDLAGGGDPNPFGIEVDGVFPGPGGKVVTVPGFYDGDGRGGLDGNVWKVPFPADEVGEWLFRSRYENRSLHDQTASFTVVQAIRPMTITTPIHTIRLNTFTPVDDSTQSPSQSRTPPGPSSTNS
- a CDS encoding metallophosphoesterase codes for the protein MIRSFLILCCVFASAPALGDDVASVATTRICFLVCGDPQYLAEHADKPMKLDPLSEQANSGFVKRVLALPGSKLPETMGGGTVATDLRGLINTGDLIDSLDKNGGQYPAMQRFEWQRFLADYGLTGKDGRIPLPVYEIHGNHDGPQGDTFVVDAIIARNKIRSGVVSVSSNGLHYSWDWGPVHLINLGMFVGEGEQRREDHHYAPRASLEFLKADLVKHVGDSGRPVILSHHLHLDAPEYDWPAEDLAAYYDAIQDYNVVAIFNGHTHGSPPKHRRWDGKRIGPDVEGIDNYDPDDAGASKLHKGMPVGLAHGLLYVEIIDRAGADHDQMTVRSYVTRDNWETARWDRLWQKQIESPDRELDEPATAP